Proteins from a single region of Nitratidesulfovibrio sp.:
- the miaB gene encoding tRNA (N6-isopentenyl adenosine(37)-C2)-methylthiotransferase MiaB yields the protein MSDRTFHILTFGCQMNVNDSDWLARALVARGFTEAPLGKARVNIVNTCSVRDKPEQKVYSVLGRIRQATRKLPDAFAVVGGCVAQQIGSGFFTRFPQVRLVFGGDGSSMAPQAIERLCAEPGLRVSLLDFSEEYPERDAQLDAGPVAPSAFVNIMQGCDNFCAYCIVPYTRGRQKSRGADAVVRECAELVQRGAREITLLGQNVNSYGQDAEAARQATMATMATAAGDGKAVTFAELLHRVAALPGLDRLRFVTPHPKDIAPEVIDAFGTLDNLCPRLHLPLQSGSDRILKAMGRKYDMARYMDIVHRLKAARPDIQLSTDIIVGFPGETEQDFEDTLAAMRAVGFAASFSFCYSDRPGTRADMLPGKLDAAEKAARLARLQEWQNDYTEQCLRNMVGLHTMVLLDGMSRKPGMPPANGDEIGHDGAAGTPGGESWQGRDPYGQLVNVVLPVRPACGPERGPERRPERGPDGGPEGWLGHIVPVTIVEAKKHSLRGVLRA from the coding sequence ATGAGCGACCGTACCTTTCATATCCTGACCTTCGGCTGCCAGATGAACGTCAACGATTCCGACTGGCTGGCCAGGGCACTCGTGGCACGCGGCTTTACCGAGGCCCCCCTGGGCAAGGCCCGCGTGAACATCGTCAACACCTGCTCGGTGCGCGACAAGCCGGAGCAGAAGGTCTACAGCGTGCTCGGGCGCATCCGCCAGGCCACCCGCAAACTGCCCGACGCCTTTGCCGTGGTGGGCGGCTGCGTGGCCCAGCAGATCGGCTCCGGGTTCTTCACCCGCTTTCCCCAGGTGCGCCTGGTGTTCGGCGGCGACGGCTCGTCCATGGCCCCCCAGGCCATCGAACGGCTGTGCGCGGAACCGGGCCTGCGCGTCTCGCTGCTGGACTTTTCCGAAGAATACCCCGAACGCGACGCGCAACTGGATGCCGGGCCGGTGGCCCCTTCCGCCTTCGTGAACATCATGCAGGGGTGCGACAACTTCTGCGCCTACTGCATCGTGCCGTACACGCGGGGCCGCCAGAAGTCGCGCGGGGCCGACGCGGTGGTGCGCGAATGCGCGGAACTGGTGCAACGCGGCGCCAGGGAAATCACCCTGCTCGGCCAGAACGTCAATTCCTACGGGCAGGACGCGGAAGCCGCCCGCCAAGCTACCATGGCGACCATGGCGACGGCGGCGGGTGACGGCAAGGCCGTGACCTTCGCCGAGTTGCTGCACCGGGTGGCCGCCCTGCCGGGCCTTGACCGGCTGCGCTTCGTCACGCCGCACCCCAAGGACATCGCGCCGGAGGTCATCGACGCCTTCGGCACGCTGGACAACCTGTGCCCGCGCCTGCACCTGCCCCTGCAATCCGGGTCGGACCGCATCCTGAAGGCCATGGGCCGCAAGTACGACATGGCCCGGTACATGGATATCGTGCACCGGCTCAAGGCTGCCCGCCCGGACATCCAGCTTTCCACCGACATCATCGTGGGCTTTCCCGGCGAGACGGAACAGGACTTCGAGGACACCCTGGCGGCCATGCGGGCCGTGGGCTTTGCCGCCAGCTTCTCGTTCTGCTATTCCGACAGGCCGGGTACCCGCGCCGACATGCTGCCCGGCAAGCTGGACGCCGCCGAAAAGGCCGCCCGCCTGGCCCGCCTGCAGGAATGGCAGAATGATTATACTGAACAATGCTTGCGGAACATGGTAGGGTTGCACACAATGGTGCTGCTGGACGGCATGAGCAGGAAGCCCGGCATGCCCCCCGCCAATGGGGATGAAATCGGGCATGACGGCGCGGCGGGCACCCCCGGCGGCGAAAGCTGGCAAGGACGCGACCCCTACGGGCAACTCGTCAACGTGGTGCTGCCCGTCAGGCCTGCATGCGGGCCTGAACGCGGGCCTGAACGCCGGCCCGAACGCGGGCCCGATGGCGGGCCGGAAGGCTGGCTGGGGCACATCGTGCCGGTCACCATCGTCGAGGCCAAGAAGCACTCGCTGCGCGGAGTCTTGCGGGCATGA
- a CDS encoding UbiA-like polyprenyltransferase produces the protein MNPFSRIAAICRMIKIEHSVFALPFAYAGAFLAAGGWPGLVPLLVLTVAMVAVRSFAMAFNRLVDLKYDRLNPRTAGRPLVTGEISVAWTGAFTVFMAVLFVVACAGMNRLCLYLAPVALLVAASYSLLKRFTWLCHFFLGGVLGLAPVAGWIAVDPQFTVPAVLLFWGVLFWVAGFDILYSCQDMDFDRSMGLHAVPAHFGLPTALVVSAFCHANAAIFLLLAGWSASLGWPWYAVWAVIAGVLTWEHRIISPDDMSRVNMAFFTLNGVIAFMVLGGALLGLYFG, from the coding sequence ATGAATCCCTTTTCGCGCATTGCGGCCATCTGCCGCATGATCAAGATCGAACACTCGGTGTTCGCGCTGCCCTTTGCCTATGCCGGTGCCTTTCTGGCTGCCGGGGGCTGGCCGGGCCTGGTGCCCCTGCTGGTGCTTACCGTGGCCATGGTGGCCGTGCGTTCGTTTGCCATGGCCTTCAACCGCCTGGTGGACCTGAAGTACGACCGGCTGAACCCGCGCACGGCGGGCCGCCCGCTGGTCACGGGCGAAATTTCCGTGGCCTGGACCGGGGCGTTCACCGTGTTCATGGCTGTGCTGTTCGTGGTCGCCTGCGCCGGGATGAACCGGCTGTGCCTGTACCTTGCCCCCGTGGCGTTGCTGGTTGCCGCCTCGTACAGCCTGCTGAAGCGCTTCACCTGGCTGTGCCATTTCTTTCTGGGCGGGGTGCTGGGGCTGGCCCCGGTGGCCGGGTGGATCGCCGTGGATCCGCAGTTCACCGTACCCGCCGTGCTGCTGTTCTGGGGGGTATTGTTCTGGGTGGCCGGGTTCGACATCCTGTATTCGTGCCAGGACATGGACTTCGACCGGTCCATGGGGCTGCACGCCGTGCCCGCCCACTTCGGCCTGCCCACCGCGCTGGTGGTTTCCGCCTTCTGCCATGCCAACGCGGCCATCTTCCTGCTGCTGGCGGGCTGGTCCGCCTCGCTGGGCTGGCCGTGGTACGCGGTGTGGGCGGTCATTGCCGGGGTGCTGACGTGGGAGCACCGCATCATCAGCCCCGACGACATGTCGCGGGTGAACATGGCCTTCTTCACCCTGAACGGCGTCATCGCCTTCATGGTGCTGGGGGGGGCGTTGCTGGGACTCTACTTCGGCTAG
- a CDS encoding GNAT family N-acetyltransferase — translation MTTQYRLEETTPGAQWDAFVEASPNGTIFSLSAYLAAVRQPSRLYWCLNGNERRAAVAVTESADGTCAVQHDFVIHNGILFAPPANKQNRSTVLSERFEIATDVAAALSRRYARVELALSPQVTDIRPFLWHNYGRDDAPQYVADVRYTAYASLAGFADAATPEDVPLFPEISYSRRQEVRKALKTGVRTTEDATPDDLSAFYALTMARQSIDVERERLDELRDLAAAVLAGGFGRLFATRTPEGELAAMALFGMDSKRAYYLFGAGDPHLRNTPCGTAVLWDAFGQLARAGVTEVDLEGVNSPRRGWFKLSFGADILPYYQLVKDGPEPVMPEQ, via the coding sequence GTGACCACGCAATACCGTCTCGAAGAGACCACCCCCGGCGCCCAGTGGGACGCCTTTGTCGAGGCATCCCCCAACGGCACCATCTTCTCGCTGTCCGCATATCTGGCCGCCGTGCGCCAGCCGAGCCGCCTGTACTGGTGCCTGAACGGCAACGAACGCCGCGCCGCCGTGGCCGTCACCGAATCGGCGGACGGCACGTGCGCGGTGCAGCACGACTTCGTCATCCACAACGGCATTCTTTTCGCGCCGCCCGCCAACAAGCAGAACCGCTCCACGGTGTTGTCCGAGCGGTTCGAGATCGCCACGGACGTGGCCGCCGCCCTGTCGCGGCGCTACGCGCGGGTGGAACTGGCCCTGTCGCCGCAGGTTACCGACATCCGGCCCTTCCTGTGGCACAACTACGGCAGGGACGATGCCCCCCAGTACGTGGCGGACGTGCGCTACACCGCCTACGCCAGCCTTGCGGGCTTTGCCGATGCCGCCACGCCGGAAGACGTGCCCCTGTTTCCGGAAATTTCCTATTCGCGCCGCCAGGAAGTGCGCAAGGCGCTGAAAACCGGCGTGCGCACCACCGAAGACGCCACGCCGGACGACCTTTCGGCCTTCTACGCCCTGACCATGGCCCGCCAGTCCATCGACGTGGAGCGCGAACGGCTGGACGAACTGCGCGACCTGGCCGCCGCCGTGTTGGCGGGGGGCTTTGGCCGGTTGTTCGCCACGCGCACCCCGGAAGGGGAACTGGCGGCCATGGCCCTGTTCGGCATGGACAGCAAGCGCGCCTACTACCTGTTCGGCGCGGGCGACCCGCACCTGCGCAACACCCCCTGCGGCACCGCCGTGCTGTGGGACGCCTTCGGCCAACTGGCCCGCGCGGGCGTGACCGAGGTGGACCTGGAAGGGGTGAACAGCCCCCGCAGGGGCTGGTTCAAGCTCAGCTTCGGGGCGGACATCCTGCCCTACTACCAGTTGGTCAAGGACGGCCCCGAACCGGTGATGCCGGAACAATAG
- a CDS encoding bifunctional nuclease family protein: MIEMKVVGLSLDDATKAPILVLRREAGEELLPIWIGAMEAMAISIALNSVDVPRPLTHDLLLNTLRSLGAQLVAVDVVDLRDGTYFAELDVLLNGSRTRVDCRPSDAIALALRADVPIFVSEDVLRRAAEDRLRPNLDENAVRRPTDAASAMAREETARRGVRRKAGQPPWADGEAGSPISMEQIARVREAVGDPNAAHPKADQAPNQSADPSADHPRDPHDLEEQLAELLRSLDPETKYRM, translated from the coding sequence ATGATAGAAATGAAGGTCGTGGGGCTGTCGCTGGACGACGCCACCAAGGCGCCGATCCTCGTCCTGCGCCGCGAGGCCGGAGAGGAACTGCTGCCCATCTGGATAGGGGCCATGGAAGCCATGGCCATCTCCATCGCGCTCAACAGCGTGGACGTGCCGCGCCCGCTCACCCACGACCTGCTGCTGAACACCCTGCGCTCGCTGGGGGCGCAACTGGTGGCCGTGGACGTGGTGGACCTGCGCGACGGCACCTACTTCGCCGAACTGGACGTTCTGCTGAACGGCTCGCGCACCCGCGTGGACTGTCGCCCCTCCGACGCCATCGCCCTGGCCCTGCGGGCCGACGTGCCCATCTTCGTCAGCGAGGACGTGCTGCGCCGCGCCGCCGAAGACCGCCTGCGCCCCAATCTGGACGAGAACGCCGTCCGCCGTCCCACCGACGCCGCGTCGGCCATGGCCCGCGAGGAAACCGCCCGGCGCGGCGTGCGCCGCAAGGCGGGCCAGCCACCATGGGCCGACGGCGAGGCGGGCAGCCCCATCAGCATGGAGCAGATAGCCCGCGTCCGCGAGGCCGTGGGGGATCCGAACGCCGCGCATCCAAAGGCTGACCAGGCCCCGAACCAGTCAGCAGACCCGTCAGCAGACCACCCGCGCGACCCCCACGATCTGGAAGAACAACTGGCGGAACTGCTGCGCTCGCTGGACCCGGAAACCAAGTACCGCATGTAG
- a CDS encoding histidinol phosphate phosphatase domain-containing protein, which produces MIDLHVHTCFSDSSMTPATAVRFARLAGYRAVALTDHADGSNMDLILRQVLPMARQYGLYAGIEVFAGVELTHVPPALIPDAIREARALGAQLVVVHGQSLADVVETGTNLAAIEGGADVLAHPGLLTAEDAAYAAERGVLLEITTRPAHALSNGHVAITARAAGARLVINNDAHRKEDFVSAEKRRAVALGAGLSPAEIEAAEQTQRQLVERLVRTAR; this is translated from the coding sequence ATGATCGACCTGCACGTGCATACCTGCTTCAGCGACTCTTCCATGACACCCGCCACCGCCGTGCGCTTCGCCCGTCTTGCGGGCTATCGCGCCGTGGCCCTCACCGACCACGCCGACGGCTCGAACATGGACCTCATCCTCCGCCAGGTGCTGCCCATGGCCCGCCAGTACGGGCTGTACGCGGGCATAGAGGTCTTTGCCGGGGTGGAACTGACCCACGTGCCCCCGGCCCTCATCCCCGACGCCATCAGGGAAGCGCGGGCCCTAGGCGCGCAACTGGTGGTGGTGCACGGGCAGTCGCTGGCCGACGTGGTGGAGACGGGCACCAACCTTGCCGCCATCGAGGGCGGCGCGGACGTGCTGGCCCACCCCGGCCTGCTCACCGCAGAGGACGCCGCCTACGCCGCCGAGCGCGGCGTGCTGCTGGAAATCACCACCCGCCCCGCGCACGCGCTGTCCAACGGCCACGTGGCCATCACCGCGCGCGCGGCGGGCGCCCGGCTGGTCATCAACAACGACGCCCACCGCAAGGAAGACTTCGTGTCCGCCGAAAAGCGCCGCGCCGTGGCCCTGGGCGCGGGCCTTTCACCTGCCGAGATCGAGGCCGCCGAACAGACCCAGCGGCAGTTGGTGGAGCGGTTGGTGCGCACCGCCCGCTAG
- the yjgA gene encoding ribosome biogenesis factor YjgA codes for MARRRIPDSLPPSGVATDNDIRDVSRSQKKRESNAMQTLGQELVRLPASRVRSLGLPDELERAVLEWHAMSTHEARRRQLQYIGRVIREGGWEAVSAQMGEVRAVKQAEDDDFHRIEELREELLAAGPDRLQPYLEQWADVDPRHLRLLVRDALAERAAGKPPRAGRALFRLLREVAEE; via the coding sequence ATGGCGCGACGCAGGATACCCGACTCCCTGCCCCCGTCCGGGGTGGCGACAGACAACGACATACGCGACGTGAGCCGCTCGCAGAAGAAGCGCGAAAGCAACGCCATGCAGACCCTGGGCCAGGAATTGGTCCGGCTGCCCGCCTCCAGGGTTCGCTCGCTGGGCCTGCCGGATGAGCTCGAACGGGCGGTGCTGGAATGGCACGCCATGTCCACGCACGAGGCCAGGCGGCGCCAGTTGCAGTACATTGGCCGGGTCATCCGGGAAGGGGGCTGGGAGGCCGTGTCCGCGCAGATGGGCGAGGTGCGCGCCGTGAAGCAGGCCGAGGATGACGATTTCCACCGCATCGAGGAACTGCGCGAGGAACTGCTGGCCGCCGGGCCAGACCGCCTGCAACCCTATCTGGAACAGTGGGCCGACGTGGACCCGCGCCACCTGCGCCTGCTGGTGCGCGACGCGCTGGCCGAACGCGCGGCCGGCAAGCCCCCCCGTGCCGGGCGCGCCCTGTTCCGGCTGCTGCGCGAGGTGGCCGAGGAATAG
- a CDS encoding response regulator has protein sequence MQSAARHATPAHRAPDRLAATAAQALQALDSSARAKAPRQPRPPRPLDGVTATGLAALGVPPTMRMAGRGAASLSDLVDAVRAETSWGTVPRTDASPAHGFVSALILAPREELSAVDRRALRQTGIRNVAVLTSGAAAARMLARQRRARPGEHDTAPSPGNATPPFDVVLCHEQLADMTALDLLQLLRSYPRLLDLPVLVVSSAATREAVLSSIGAGCSGFLGRPYTVDTLDGQLLRARRALETRTARTVAEGVRMLSDEEFDQALERFANAATEAADEAEAHFLEGTAHLLREQWDAAITAFNRTLRYNALHADACLGLADAWRGKGDLDKSREFRSRAGEIYARARQWRRAQNIFAELLAESPPDTPNPLLAEAARLLRDGRIDDAAAALLAGRELTPGAPLHEHVARACQFTSAPERTAAAVCRALSSADPELGTQLHRRMLGRFGTALRVDADGHEEPAGLLDRLLGGTVLHDVVTVARHTLRVLRQSGI, from the coding sequence ATGCAGTCCGCAGCCAGACACGCCACCCCGGCCCATCGCGCGCCCGACCGCCTTGCCGCCACGGCGGCCCAGGCGCTACAGGCCTTGGACTCGTCCGCGCGGGCCAAGGCACCCCGTCAGCCCCGCCCGCCCCGTCCCTTAGACGGCGTTACCGCCACCGGCCTCGCGGCCCTTGGCGTGCCCCCCACCATGCGCATGGCCGGACGCGGCGCGGCCAGCCTTTCCGACCTGGTGGATGCGGTGCGCGCGGAAACGTCGTGGGGCACCGTGCCGCGCACGGACGCCAGCCCGGCGCACGGGTTCGTCAGCGCGCTCATCCTGGCCCCGCGCGAGGAACTGAGCGCCGTGGACCGCCGCGCACTGCGCCAGACGGGCATCCGCAACGTGGCGGTGCTGACATCCGGCGCAGCCGCCGCACGCATGCTGGCCCGGCAGCGCCGCGCCCGCCCCGGAGAGCACGACACGGCCCCTTCCCCTGGCAATGCGACCCCTCCGTTTGACGTGGTGCTCTGCCACGAGCAACTGGCGGACATGACCGCCCTCGACCTGCTGCAACTGCTGCGTTCGTACCCGCGCCTGCTCGACCTGCCGGTGCTGGTGGTGTCCAGCGCGGCCACGCGCGAGGCGGTGCTGTCCTCCATCGGCGCGGGATGCAGCGGCTTTCTGGGCCGCCCGTACACCGTGGATACGCTGGACGGGCAACTGCTGCGCGCCCGGCGCGCGCTGGAAACGCGCACGGCACGCACCGTGGCCGAGGGCGTGCGGATGCTGTCGGACGAGGAATTCGACCAGGCCCTGGAGCGGTTCGCCAACGCGGCGACCGAAGCCGCCGACGAAGCCGAGGCCCATTTCCTGGAAGGCACGGCCCACCTGCTGCGCGAGCAATGGGACGCGGCCATCACCGCCTTCAACCGTACCTTGCGCTACAACGCCCTGCACGCCGATGCCTGCCTGGGGCTGGCCGATGCCTGGCGGGGCAAGGGTGACCTGGACAAGAGCCGCGAATTCCGCAGCCGCGCGGGCGAAATATACGCGCGCGCCCGGCAATGGCGGCGCGCCCAGAATATCTTCGCCGAACTGCTGGCCGAATCGCCCCCGGACACGCCCAATCCCCTGCTGGCGGAAGCCGCGCGCCTGCTGCGCGACGGGCGCATCGACGATGCGGCGGCCGCGCTGCTGGCTGGACGTGAACTGACCCCCGGTGCCCCCCTGCACGAACACGTGGCCCGCGCCTGCCAGTTCACCAGCGCGCCGGAACGCACCGCCGCCGCCGTGTGCCGCGCCCTTTCCAGCGCGGACCCGGAACTGGGCACCCAGTTGCACCGCCGCATGCTGGGCCGCTTCGGCACGGCGCTGCGCGTCGACGCGGACGGCCACGAGGAACCCGCCGGGCTGCTGGACCGCCTGCTGGGCGGCACGGTGCTGCACGACGTGGTCACCGTGGCCCGGCATACCCTGAGGGTGTTGCGCCAGTCGGGTATCTAG
- a CDS encoding heavy-metal-associated domain-containing protein produces MKKYRVKGLQSPDCAATVTTSIQTRAGIEEVNVNLATGEITYGPAVCVDTRMLREAVESAGYTLEEEEA; encoded by the coding sequence ATGAAAAAGTACAGGGTGAAGGGGCTGCAAAGCCCGGATTGCGCCGCCACCGTGACCACCTCCATCCAGACCAGGGCCGGGATCGAGGAAGTGAACGTGAATCTGGCCACCGGCGAGATCACTTACGGCCCTGCGGTGTGCGTCGATACGCGCATGCTGCGCGAGGCCGTGGAGAGCGCCGGGTACACGCTGGAGGAAGAAGAGGCGTAG
- a CDS encoding HD domain-containing phosphohydrolase, translating to MQQPLQVRLIDLTVAFSRALDLVSPAVAAHHVHVGFIAARLAERLGLPDRDRCELLLASLMHDAGAVPLKAALEGLLFEQDMDSHSRAGAVMLGTCPRLAEAARLVRHHHAPWCHGKGDDGVPAAAHIIHMADRMDVQLRRGEDPARQFPRAMERLERGRSILFRPDALDALYDLTTDPAFAAGLRAPECHLHTGAGGRLEEEVLDADGIISFSTLFSLVIDSRSPFTATHSSGVAETARLLARWAGFDGPQCKALYVAGLLHDIGKLGVPLDILEKPGRLDDEEMHLMRRHAEHSMDILASVPGFTKVATWGALHHERMDGSGYPYGLAGDDLPLPARIVAVADVFTAIAEDRPYRGGMPPDAARAVLRDQARDGKLDAELVDLLLSRYEEMDAVRRQAQGLARDEFDLVRAALEHEPDNATCRETAA from the coding sequence ATGCAGCAGCCTTTGCAAGTCAGGCTCATCGACCTGACCGTGGCCTTTTCCCGTGCGCTCGACCTGGTGAGCCCGGCCGTGGCCGCGCATCACGTGCACGTGGGGTTCATCGCCGCGCGGCTTGCCGAGCGCCTTGGCCTGCCCGACAGGGACAGGTGCGAACTGCTGCTGGCCTCGCTGATGCACGACGCGGGTGCCGTGCCGCTGAAGGCGGCGCTGGAAGGGCTGCTTTTCGAGCAGGACATGGATTCGCACTCCCGCGCCGGGGCCGTGATGCTGGGCACCTGCCCGCGACTGGCCGAGGCCGCGCGCCTGGTGCGCCATCACCATGCGCCGTGGTGCCACGGCAAGGGGGACGACGGCGTTCCCGCAGCCGCGCACATCATCCACATGGCCGACAGGATGGATGTGCAACTGCGGCGTGGCGAAGACCCCGCCCGCCAGTTTCCGCGCGCCATGGAACGGCTGGAGCGGGGGCGTTCCATCCTGTTCCGGCCTGATGCGCTGGATGCCCTGTACGACCTGACGACCGACCCGGCCTTTGCCGCCGGGCTGCGCGCGCCGGAATGCCATCTGCACACCGGTGCGGGCGGCAGGCTGGAAGAAGAGGTTCTGGATGCCGATGGCATAATCTCGTTTTCCACGCTGTTCTCGCTGGTCATCGACTCGCGCAGTCCCTTCACCGCCACCCACTCCAGCGGCGTGGCGGAAACGGCCCGCCTGTTGGCCCGCTGGGCCGGGTTTGACGGCCCGCAGTGCAAGGCCCTGTACGTGGCGGGCTTGCTGCATGACATCGGCAAGCTGGGCGTTCCGCTGGACATCCTGGAAAAGCCGGGGCGCCTGGACGATGAGGAAATGCATCTGATGCGCCGCCATGCGGAGCACAGCATGGACATTCTGGCCTCTGTCCCCGGCTTCACCAAGGTGGCCACCTGGGGCGCGCTGCACCACGAACGCATGGACGGCAGCGGCTACCCGTACGGGCTTGCGGGCGACGACCTGCCCCTGCCCGCGCGCATCGTGGCCGTGGCCGACGTGTTCACCGCCATCGCCGAGGATCGCCCCTACCGGGGCGGCATGCCGCCCGACGCGGCCCGCGCCGTGCTGCGCGACCAGGCCCGCGACGGCAAGCTGGACGCCGAGCTTGTGGACCTGCTGCTCTCGCGGTACGAAGAAATGGATGCTGTGCGCCGACAGGCGCAGGGGCTGGCCCGCGACGAATTCGACCTTGTCCGTGCGGCGCTGGAGCATGAACCCGACAACGCAACGTGCCGGGAAACGGCGGCGTAG
- the amrB gene encoding AmmeMemoRadiSam system protein B: MHDRHLDTGHAIDRNPVVAGMFYPDDPDLLRHTVREHLAAAPRDPAPTLLAMVPHAGYVYSGEVAGQTLGAANLPDTIVLLGPNHTGLGAPLSVWPGGNWHTPLGPVPVDEDLADALAESDAGFTRDTAAHVREHSIEVVLPFLQEYTPDLAIVPVAVAEPDPQALREASQALAGALRRMEAAGRRVAMVVSSDMSHYVTHADAARLDRLALARIEALDPMGLYATVRDRGISMCGVLPATLGLLAALDMGAQTARVVAYATSGEVSGDMQRVVGYAGVLVA, from the coding sequence ATGCACGACAGGCATCTGGACACCGGACACGCCATCGACCGCAACCCCGTGGTGGCGGGCATGTTCTACCCGGACGACCCGGACCTGCTGCGCCATACCGTGCGCGAACACCTTGCCGCCGCCCCGCGCGACCCCGCCCCCACCCTGCTGGCCATGGTGCCCCACGCGGGCTACGTGTATTCCGGCGAGGTGGCCGGGCAGACCCTGGGGGCGGCCAACCTGCCCGACACCATCGTGCTGCTGGGTCCCAACCACACCGGGCTTGGGGCGCCGCTGTCCGTCTGGCCGGGCGGCAACTGGCACACCCCCCTCGGTCCGGTGCCCGTGGACGAGGACCTGGCCGACGCCCTGGCCGAATCGGACGCGGGCTTCACCCGCGATACCGCCGCCCACGTGCGCGAACATTCCATAGAGGTTGTCCTGCCCTTCCTGCAGGAATACACGCCCGACCTTGCCATCGTGCCCGTGGCCGTGGCCGAGCCGGACCCGCAGGCCCTGCGCGAGGCCTCGCAGGCCCTGGCGGGGGCACTGCGCCGCATGGAGGCCGCCGGACGGCGGGTGGCCATGGTGGTGTCGTCGGACATGAGCCACTACGTCACCCATGCCGATGCCGCCCGGCTGGACCGCCTGGCCCTGGCCCGCATCGAGGCGCTGGACCCCATGGGCCTGTACGCCACCGTGCGCGACAGGGGCATCTCCATGTGCGGCGTGCTGCCCGCCACCCTGGGGCTGCTGGCCGCACTGGACATGGGCGCCCAGACCGCGCGGGTGGTGGCCTATGCCACCTCGGGCGAGGTCAGCGGCGATATGCAGCGGGTGGTGGGGTATGCGGGGGTTCTGGTGGCCTGA
- a CDS encoding MogA/MoaB family molybdenum cofactor biosynthesis protein, giving the protein MGDDRVMLDVATMPVPKGGIIALAAGPVGLPGALPALSAVQADVVLGLAVGATLHDALLDPMGDPLFRVVGRTLLPRSGSAHAGACVFVEALRDEPGGRVLHLLARRQGRALAWVTLSDKGAAGLRQDASGPTIAEMVRGAMPLCIERGYLLPDDGQRLRALLVDLALTQGYDLILTTGGTGIGPRDVTPEATLAVIERRLPGFEQAMMAASLAKTPNAVISRAVAGTLGGAVIVNLPGSRKAVAENLAAVLPALAHALDKLQGDPAECGG; this is encoded by the coding sequence ATGGGCGACGACCGCGTGATGCTTGACGTTGCCACCATGCCCGTGCCCAAGGGGGGCATCATCGCGCTGGCCGCTGGCCCCGTGGGGCTGCCGGGCGCGTTGCCCGCCCTCTCCGCCGTGCAGGCAGACGTGGTGCTGGGGCTGGCCGTGGGTGCCACCCTGCATGACGCCCTGCTGGACCCCATGGGCGACCCGTTGTTCCGGGTGGTGGGGCGCACCTTGCTGCCCCGTTCCGGTTCGGCGCATGCCGGGGCCTGCGTGTTCGTGGAAGCCCTGCGCGACGAGCCGGGTGGCCGGGTGCTGCACCTGCTGGCGCGGCGTCAGGGGCGCGCCCTGGCCTGGGTGACTCTTTCCGACAAGGGCGCGGCGGGCCTGCGCCAGGACGCCAGCGGCCCCACCATCGCCGAGATGGTGCGCGGGGCCATGCCCCTGTGCATCGAACGCGGCTACCTGCTGCCCGACGACGGCCAGCGGCTGCGCGCCCTGCTGGTGGACCTGGCCCTGACCCAGGGCTACGACCTCATCCTGACCACCGGGGGTACCGGCATCGGCCCGCGCGACGTGACGCCGGAGGCCACCCTGGCCGTCATCGAACGGCGCCTGCCCGGCTTCGAGCAGGCCATGATGGCCGCAAGCCTGGCCAAGACGCCCAACGCGGTCATTTCGCGCGCGGTGGCGGGCACCCTGGGCGGGGCGGTCATCGTCAACCTGCCCGGCAGCCGCAAGGCCGTGGCCGAAAACCTTGCCGCCGTGCTGCCCGCGCTGGCCCATGCGCTGGACAAGTTGCAGGGTGATCCTGCCGAGTGCGGCGGGTAG